One segment of Anopheles stephensi strain Indian chromosome 3, UCI_ANSTEP_V1.0, whole genome shotgun sequence DNA contains the following:
- the LOC118510598 gene encoding uncharacterized protein LOC118510598, with protein MKFVCSEVGFSVLLLLISVCSALPKNASEATDIETLDGPPFLADLRDQCRNTTGDDRTFNELREHISTDLPKCFMAHVNMEQLKTDTTKLEEKEKQKLFEKICEQINESVTCLTPVKAKLKECLDEEDVKIMEQVVATIPEALNMACTNSGALLQKFTEPAYRSCAMELPPMIEECTSELPDSMESLPFSQYSEKQCEEIYSMRDCFTRRINECGATGYMDFFILFYRKLLALTPCK; from the exons ATGAAGTTCGTATGCAGTGAAGTAGGGTTCagcgtgctgttgctgctaatATCCGTATGCAGTGCACTACCGAAAAACGCCTCCGAAGCAACCGATATAGAAACGCTGGATGGTCCACCGTTCCTGGCAGACCTGCGGGACCAGTGTCGTAACACGACCGGAGACGATCGAACGTTCAACGAGCTGAGGGAACACATTTCCACCGACCTTCCGAAATGCTTTATGGCGCACGTCAATATGGAGCAGCTGAAAACGGACACCACGAAGctggaggagaaggaaaagcagAAACTGTTTGAAAA AATTTGCGAACAGATTAATGAATCCGTCACCTGCCTAACGCCGGTTAAAGCTAAGCTGAAAGAGTGTCTGGATGAGGAGGATGTGAAGATCATGGAACAGGTGGTGGCTACCATACCGGAAGCGTTAAACATGGCGTGTACCAACAGTGGTGCATTGTTGCAAA AATTCACCGAACCAGCGTATCGGTCCTGCGCGATGGAGTTGCCACCAATGATAGAGGAGTGTACGAGCGAGCTTCCCGATAGTATGGAAAGCCTCCCATTTTCCCAATATTCCGAAAAGCAGTGCGA AGAAATCTACAGCATGAGAGACTGCTTCACGCGAAGAATCAACGAGTGTGGAGCGACTGGCTACATGGACTTCTTCATTCTATTCTACCGGAAGTTGCTCGCCCTAACCCCATGCAAATAG
- the LOC118510599 gene encoding uncharacterized protein LOC118510599 has product MLPKTLVIFVAVVTAVNAAEDPSQVDAPDALDFSYARLWRYAQQQCNLKGITPTAFTNSWLGVRRCLRNTLDVVQLNEDSMRMDVGNQEEILSRHCPNLYEGIKCFNPFMDMVKGCVTEESYEIFQALQNWFTDILEYLCENNGANVEYDKQKHDACTREINKYIITCAAENLVATPEVNRKTLTEENCSALATAKDCLLGKLKTCGVFANGARLFYENFIQITSCKNYSPKTERK; this is encoded by the exons ATGCTTCCGAAAACGCTGGTGATTTTTGTGGCAGTTGTGACAGCTGTGAACGCTGCTGAAGATCCCAGCCAAGTGGATGCTCCGGATGCGCTGGATTTCTCGTACGCCCGGCTGTGGCGTTACGCACAGCAACAGTGCAACTTGAAAGGCATCACACCGACGGCATTTACAAACTCCTGGCTGGGGGTGCGCCGCTGTCTCAGAAACACGCTGGATGTGGTGCAGCTGAACGAGGACTCGATGCGGATGGATGTCGGCAATCAGGAAGAAATTCTAAGCCG CCACTGTCCGAATTTGTACGAGGGTATCAAATGTTTCAATCCCTTCATGGACATGGTAAAGGGATGCGTAACCGAGGAGAGCTACGAAATCTTTCAAGCCTTGCAAAATTGGTTCACAGACATTCTGGAGTATCTGTGCGAAAATAATGGCGCCAATGTTG AGTACGATAAGCAGAAACATGACGCCTGTACACGTGAGATTAACAAGTATATCATTACCTGTGCCGCGGAGAATTTGGTCGCCACGCCGGAGGTAAATCGTAAAACGCTCACTGAAGAGAACTGCAG CGCTCTCGCTACAGCGAAGGATTGTCTGCTGGGGAAGCTGAAGACCTGTGGCGTCTTTGCCAACGGAGCGCGATTGTTCTACGAAAACTTCATCCAAATTACCTCGTGCAAAAATTACAGCCccaaaacggaacgaaaatAA
- the LOC118510594 gene encoding aromatic-L-amino-acid decarboxylase, translating to MDSKEFRRRGTEMVEYICNYLETLEQRRVTPCVEPGYLRHQLPDEAPEEPEPWEKIMQDVEDKIMPGVTHWQHPRFHAYFPSGNSFPSILGDMLSDGIGCIGFSWAASPACTELETIVLDWLGKAIGLPDSFLALKPGSRGGGVIQTSASECVLVTMLAARAQAIKYLKQQHPFVEEGHLLSKLMAYCSKEAHSCVEKAAMISFVKLRILEPDEKCCLRADTLIKAMEEDEQQGLIPFFVSTTLGTTGSCAFDDLGEIGEALQRFPSVWLHVDAAYAGNAFICPELKYLLKGIQYADSFNTNPNKWLLTNFDCSTLWVRDRIRLTSALVVDPLYLQHGYTDSAIDYRHWGVPLSRRFRSLKLWFVLRSYGISGLQAYIRHHIDLAKRFEALVLKDSRFEVCNDVRLGLVCFRLKGTDRINEKLLSSINASGKLHMVPASVNDTYVIRFCAVAQNAKVEDIDYAWDVITDFASEILEKEQADEVSEIVDRRKTHTLAQKRSFFVRMVSDPKIYNPAINKAQTPHRMSTELTSPGHDGTVVTVQSPKTPGSATWISWPLAFLFASADDGTKNDVTLRFRHLDTMMRLSASRRNSATGGSSPSPEGENGITLLKSPKKSPILMRKRGSSPNPPAAGTNNGSAAK from the exons ATGGACAGCAAAGAGTTCCGACGCCGCGGTACCGAGATGGTCGAGTACATCTGCAACTATCTGGAAACGCTCGAGCAGCGGCGTGTTACACCGTGCGTGGAGCCGGGCTACCTCCGGCACCAGCTGCCGGACGAAGCGCCGGAAGAACCGGAACCGTGGGAAAAGATCATGCAGGATGTGGAGGATAAGATTATGCCGGGCGTTACGCACTGGCAGCATCCGCGCTTTCATGCGTACTTTCCGTCCGGGAACTCGTTCCCCTCGATACTGGGCGACATGCTGAGCGATGGGATCGGTTGCATCGGGTTTTCCTGGGCGGCCAGCCCGGCCTGTACCGAGCTGGAGACGATCGTGCTTGATTGGTTGG GCAAAGCGATTGGACTTCCGGACTCATTCCTTGCCCTTAAGCCAGGCAGTCGTGGCGGTGGCGTTATACAG ACGTCCGCGTCCGAGTGCGTGCTGGTTACGATGCTGGCCGCTCGGGCCCAAGCCATCAAGTAtctgaagcagcagcacccgtTCGTCGAGGAAGGCCACCTGTTGTCCAAGCTGATGGCGTACTGCTCGAAGGAAGCGCACAGCTGCGTGGAGAAAGCGGCCATGATTAGCTTCGTGAAGTTGCGCATCCTAGAACCGGATGAAAAGTGTTGCCTGCGTGCGGACACACTGATAAAG gcaatggaggaagacGAACAGCAAGGCTTGATACCGTTCTTCGTGTCGACCACGCTCGGAACAACGGGTTCGTGCGCATTCGACGATCTGGGCGAGATCGGCGAGGCACTGCAACGGTTCCCAAGCGTTTGGCTGCACGTCGATGCCGCCTACGCCGGCAACGCGTTCATCTGCCCGGAGCTCAAGTACCTGCTGAAGGGCATCCAGTACGCGGATTCGTTCAACACCAACCCGAACAAGTGGCTGCTGACGAACTTCGACTGTTCGACGCTCTGGGTGCGCGATCGCATCCGCCTGACGTCGGCGCTGGTCGTCGATCCGCTTTATCTGCAGCACGGCTATACCGATTCCGCGATCGATTACCGGCACTGGGGCGTACCGCTGAGTCGCCGGTTTCGCTCGCTCAAGCTGTGGTTTGTTCTGCGCAGCTACGGTATATCCGGATTGCAGGCGTACATCCGCCATCACATCGATCTGGCGAAACGATTCGAGGCGCTCGTGCTGAAGGACAGTCGGTTCGAGGTGTGTAACGACGTAAGGCTGGGGCTGGTGTGCTTCCGGCTGAAGGGAACGGATCGGATCAATGAGAAGCTGCTCAGCAGCATCAACGCGTCCGGCAAGCTGCACATGGTACCGGCTTCGGTCAACGATACGTACGTCATACGGTTCTGTGCCGTTGCGCAAAATGCCAAAGTTGAGGATATTG ATTATGCATGGGACGTCATTACGGACTTTGCCTCGGAAATACTGGAAAAGGAACAGGCGGACGAGGTCAGCGAGATCGTCGATCGGCGCaagacacacacgctcgcCCAAAAGCGTTCGTTCTTCGTACGCATGGTGAGCGATCCGAAGATCTACAACCCGGCCATCAACAAGGCCCAAACGCCGCATCGTATGTCCACCGAGTTAACCTCACCCGGGCATGATGGCACTGTGGTCACCGTACAGTCACCCAA GACTCCCGGCTCGGCCACCTGGATTAGTTGGCCATTGGCATTCCTGTTCGCATCCGCCGATGATGGAACGAAAAATGATGTCACACTCAG ATTCCGCCACCTTGACACCATGATGCGACTATCGGCGTCGCGCCGTAACTCCGCCACCGGCGGTTCATCTCCATCGCCCGAGGGAGAGAACGGCATTACCCTGCTGAAGTCGCCCAAAAAATCCCCAATCCTAATGCGAAAGCGTGGCTCATCGCCGAATCCACCAGCGGCAGGTACGAACAACGGTTCGGCGGCTAAGTAA